The sequence ACTCTGCCTAGCCTCTTCCCCCTTTCGTCCTGCTTATGTGATGTGTTTTCATATCCAAGGGTTTGGATGGATGCTCCTGCTCCGTCACGGTGACGTTGCAGGGAGCCTTCCAGTTGCGGTGCCAGGAATGTGCGTGCTAGGTGCCCTGCGTCGGATCTGGctgcctcgcgccgccggcgtcgagaGGCAGCTGCTGAGGCCACTTTGGCTGCTCGTGTGGGTGCTGGTTCTGCCAGGAACGTGCGGTCACGGCTGGCACTCCTCCATGTTCCTTTGTTTCCACAGGCCACTGGAGTTTCAGCTCCTGCCCCTGTTTCTATTGCCCCACGAAATTACATAGCGCTTAGTGAGTTGACCTGAGAGCCCACCAATTTTTTTTAGGAATGACCTTTGCTCTGCGTGATTCGTTCTCATGTGCTCCTTTCGTTTAGGAGACCATTTCTGCCCGCTCGTGCCTGTATCTGTTGCTAGAGAAAATAGAGCCAGACGAATGGCTAGGAACAGGAACAGGGCTCGGATGAGGAAAGGTTATGTGTATTTGGCCCCGATTAATCTTTCTCTTCTACAATATTTTTTCCAATTCAATTAACCAAACTGAAATTAGACTTTGCAGACTATTTAATTCCTGCGTCTATTATTGAGCCTATACTTGCCTTCCCAAAAGAATATGCCACTCTGCTGAAAGGTGCAACCTCCCACCATTTTTTCAAATGGTTTCTTACAATCTACTATCCATATTTCCTGCATGTGCATCTTAGCCTCTTAACTTTCCATTGTAGAAACGTATTCTGGCCGATCTTACTATGGGGGGCCGGATCTATGAGACCAAGCATGCAACCACCTTCTTCTGTAAGTTACTGCCCTCATAACAAACCACTATTTGCGAATTTGTCATGCAATTCCACAGCACAACTATTGACTAAACCATCATCTGGAATGTCTTTGCAGGAGGAGCCCAACTTTCCACCCACTGTATATACCACCCTACTACTACTCCTCCTACGGCTGGCTTGCAATCGTAGACACTATAGCAGCCACTCCAGGTACACATGGATTCTTTTGCGTGCTTTAACATTTAGCGCGGACAGTGACAATATGACACTACCTTTTGGCAATTGACGTTGTGACATTCTTTTGGGTGCCTCGCCATGAGACGCCGCTTCAAGGAATTCTCCAGATTATACTCCACAGGACAACCAAACACACAGTGCCTTGGAAACCAGCCTGGAAATGATGACCACATTGCAATAGCAAAGAACCTGACTCGCCTTCTCAGCAAGATATATCACCCAAGAAGAACCTGCTCAAGCCTGCCTGCTGGTTTCGACTCTATGTGTGTTGGGTTATCCAAATCTATTGTTGCAACTGCAAATTGTAGGCTACCTGGTTTATGCTTGCTCCTTCAGCATCACGACTAAACCTATTTGATCAGGCTAGGAATTTATAAATCCACCTGTATCAAGCAACTCTATATTGCCTGTGATCCTTGAACCTTAATCCTATGTATGAAAGCTGTACTCTTTGTGGTATTTTTCGGTTCCTCTACTTCCCAGAACATGTTGTGTACCATGTTTGCAGATATGTGCATATCAACTGAAATGCAATTGCAGATCATATGATCATatagataaaaaaaaaagatcatgcGGTCAAATATAGCTTACAACTCCATAACAGTTCCACTCACCATCAACAGGCAACGAAACAAAGAgacaaaagttcatgcaatctaGCACACCAATACAGTACATATATTCATATATGTTCTTACAGACAACTCAACATACACACCTAAACAAATTGCAGTACACATCCTCAGGCGTACAAGCCACTGCTAAACATTAGCTCCTACGAAACCCATACACAGACAAAATGTAGATGCCACAGCCCACAGCAATCATCTCAGTCCTCATCCATGAAGTCCCTCGACAGGTTCTCCATGGCAGCGGTGCCATCCCAAACATTCTCCTCAGCCCAAACAGCAGCTCCATGAGCAAGTACAGCAATGGAGTTCCTTGGAGAACCACTAAAGCGTCCATGGTGATCTCTTCAAGCGTCTTCTGAAGCGTCTCAAGATGATCGAGCGACTGAACCCAAGCAGACCTAAGCAGTCGATTGTTCCTGCGCAGCTTTTCATTCTCCATTCTCAGAACTTTTACCGCATCAAAATTGAAATCCTTAACTACAACACTGAATTCGCGTTCCGCGGCAACAATCAGAGCATGAGCTGCCAACTCCTCTGCACCATCCTTACTAACCGATGGTGAGCCCATTGCCTCAAGAAGAGTTAGATCATCAACCTGATCTGCCAAGGGGACAACCACAAAACCCGTGGCCACATAAAGGCCGTCAACTATCCTAAATGAATAGAAAGGACTGGATCCTTCTAAAGCCTTCACCACAGCGTTCAGaatcacatgatcagacacaTGCACAACAGGACCTCCTACACCAATACAGAATTTCAGCACTTATGCAACCAACTGAAACACAAGATCAAAGCACTTCACCTTCAGATTGCTGACCCAGACAGATGCTGCAAGCACCAGGAACGACCGCCATACCTTCAATGCTCTGCACTTAAGCGCTACCGGCCTTCAAAAGCACACCAAAAACAACACCCCGCTATCTCCGTTGCAGCAGCTGCAATCCATTCCCCACTAAAATACATCTGTTGCCTTGGCAGCAACGAAACCGGCCGCCCAAACCGGCCTAACGGTGACTTCGCTGAAACAAAACCAGACACAGGAAACCGACCTCTTTAGCTCATTCTAGCCCAAACCGGCAACTGCCCAAGCCCAAATCAGCGGTATGGCCCAAAAAATGGAACTTTTGG comes from Panicum virgatum strain AP13 chromosome 4K, P.virgatum_v5, whole genome shotgun sequence and encodes:
- the LOC120703413 gene encoding uncharacterized protein LOC120703413 — translated: MAVVPGACSICLGQQSEGGPVVHVSDHVILNAVVKALEGSSPFYSFRIVDGLYVATGFVVVPLADQVDDLTLLEAMGSPSVSKDGAEELAAHALIVAAEREFSVVVKDFNFDAVKVLRMENEKLRRNNRLLRSAWVQSLDHLETLQKTLEEITMDALVVLQGTPLLYLLMELLFGLRRMFGMAPLPWRTCRGTSWMRTEMIAVGCGIYILSVYGFRRS
- the LOC120703411 gene encoding uncharacterized protein LOC120703411 — translated: MCGVARPQLPRPPTPCRVAGPAGFRWTPLHGALPLVLAFSFPSRRGSIGSGEWRTSSSSEEPIRVGRHRRCGDDERERRTLSVPRRAAAGTRRLYRGRSALSFAAVPCLRRVAVPAVFLRFGREPSSCGARNVRARCPASDLAASRRRRREAAAEATLAARVGAGSARNVRSRLALLHVPLFPQATGVSAPAPVSIAPRNYIALRDHFCPLVPVSVARENRARRMARNRNRARMRKDYLIPASIIEPILAFPKEYATLLKETYSGRSYYGGPDL